The Bradyrhizobium barranii subsp. barranii genome segment CGGCAGATAGCGGCTGACGCCCATGGCGTCCATGTAGTCGAAGAAGATCGCGCGCTCGGCGCCGAGCAAGTACTGCACATTGTGCTTGGAGGTCACGACCAGCACGTCGAGGCCGGCGGCCTCCATGAGACGGTCGAGCTTGGCGGCGTCGAACGGAATGGCGCGCGAGCTGTTCGCGCGGGTGACGTTCTCCTGCATGACGGGCTCCTTGAGCGGCGGTTGAGACCGCCTTGTATCGTTGACCTCTTCAGGACTGCGGCGCCTAGTCTAGCACAACCTCCACTCGCGCGCCCCAACCGAACGATCCGATGGAAAATGGAACCACGACTGAGAGGGTCTCCAGCTAGCGTCCACGCCTGAGATCCGCGGTCGCACGCCTGAGGATATCGTGAAGCCAGTCATGCGATGGCTCGCCCTCGATACGTTCGTGCCACAACAGCCGGACCTCGACCGGGGTTGTCGCGTAAGGCAATTCGTACGTCGTGATGGCATGCGCGCGTTCGAACGCCCGCGCCAATGGACGCGGAACGATGGCCGCGAGTTCAGAGTCCGCAAGCAGGGCGGGCAGCGCAAGGAAATGCGGCAGCGAAACAGCTATGCGCGGCGGCCGGTCGCTTTCGGACAGGGCCCGTTCGAGCGCCGCGCGGTCGTACATTTCCGATCGCCTGGCGAGGCCGCGCTCGGAGATGAAGCCCCCGATTGCGCCCTCCTGCTCGCCGCCGAAGGAGACAACGACCAGCGGCATGCGGGCCAGAGCCACGTTGTCGATTTGGCCGAGCTTGCGCTTTCCGCCGACGATCAGCACGTCGTCATATTCGAACAACAGCGAGGTCCGGAAGCGGCTCGGCGGATCCGAGAAGACGCCGATCGCAACGTCGATGCGACCAAGGTCGATCTGCTCGGCAAGGTCGATCCGTGTCACCGGCTTGATGATCAGGTCGATCGCCGGCGCCTCAAGCCCAAGGATCTCCACGAGCGGTGACGCCAGCACCATCGTGGTGAAGTCGTTGGCGGCGAGGGTGAATTGCCTTGTGGAGGCCGCCGGAACGAAGCGCGGCTGCTCGACCGCCGCCTCGAGAGATCGCAGCGCTTCGCGAACCTGTGGCGCCATCGTCAACGCGCGCGCGGTCGGCTGCATGCCGGTCGCCGTGCGCACGAACAAGTCGTCTTCCAGCATCTCGCGGAGCCGGGCGAGCGAATGGCTCACAGCGGATTGACTGAGAGCAACCCGCTGGCTTGCCCGCAGCACGCTGCGCTCCTCCATCACAGCGTCGAAGACCTTGAGCAGGTTCAGGTCCAGGGTCTTGAAGGAAACAGCCACGTTCAGGACACCGTCGCAGGCGGATCGCGCGCCCGTTGCATAACTGCGATCTATTCCAGTTAAGGCCAACCGCGCAGCCGACGCAACCGAGCAGGGCGCCCGGACCGCGACGCCCGGGCGTTCGCGCCACCAATCTGAAGGCGGTTCAGGATCACTCTGCAAGAGTTTCACTTCCGCATTCGCACGATCCCGTCATGATCCCGACGCCGAATTTGGAGGAGACGGGCAATGAAATCCTGCGGGATGTCGATCGGAGCTTTCGGACTAGCACTGGCGCTGTTCTCGGCGCCGGCCCTTGCGCAGGACGGTCCGGTGAAGCTCGGCGTTCTCACCGACATGTCCTCGCTCTACGCCGACAATGGCGGCCAGGGCTCGGTGGTCGCGGCGCAAATGGCGGTCGACGATTTCGGTGGTCAGGTGCTGGGACGCAGCATCCAGATCGTCGCGGGAGACCACCAGAACAAGGCCGATGTGGGAGCGACCATCGCGCGGCGCTGGCTCGAAAATGAAAACGTCGAGGTGATCCTCGACGTGCCCAACTCCGCGGTCGCGCTGGCGGTGCAGGGCATCACGCGCGACAAGAAGAAGCTCTTCCTCGCCACCGGCGCCGCCACGTCGCGCCTGACTGGCGACGAATGCTCGCCGACCGGAATTCACTGGACCTACGACACCTATGCACTGTCGCAGGGAACAACGCGGGCGATGTCGCGTCTCGGCACAAACTCCTGGTACTTCATTTCGGTCGACTATTCCCTCGGCGCGCAACTCGAGGCCGACAGCCGCAAGGTCATCGTTGCCATGGGCGGCAAGGTGATCGGCGCGGTGAAACATCCGCTCAATACGCCGGATTTTTCGTCCTTCCTGCTCCAGGCACAGTCCTCGAAGGCGGACGTGATCGCGCTCGCCGACACCGGCGGCGACTTCATCAACGTCGTCAAACAGGCCGGCGAATTCGGCATCACGCAGCGGCAGAAGCTGGTCGGGCTGCTCGTCTTCATTGCCGACATTCACAGTCTCGGGCTCCAGAGCGCCCAGGGCCTGATGCTGAGCTCGGCGTTCTACTGGGACCTGAACGAGGATACGCGGGCGTGGTCGAAGCGCTTCATCGCCAAGACCCAGAAGGTCCCGACCATGATCCACGCCGGCACCTATGGCGCGGTGATGCACTACCTTAGGGCGGTCCAGGCGGCCGGCACGCTGGATGGGCCGACCATAGCCGCCAGGATGCGCGCCATGCCCGTGAACGATTTCATGACGAAAAATGGCCGGATCCGCGAGGACGGCCGGCTGGTCCGCGACATGTATCTGTTTCGCGTCAAGTCGCCCGAGCAGTCCAAATACAAGTTCGACTATTACGAGCTGCTGGCGACGATTCCGGGCGAGGAAGCCTTCCGGCCGATGGAGCAAGGCGGCTGTCCGCTCCTGAAGCAGCCATGATCGGCGAGGGCGCAGCCGTGCAGAGCGGCATCGACGAGATCATCGCAGGCCGTTTTGCATGCCGCGACTTCTCGGGCGCGCCGGTCGGGCGAGGGACCATCGAGCAGATTCTTCGCGTAGCACGGTTTGCGCCAAGCGGAGCCAACATCCAGCCCTGGCACGTCTACGTGCTGGCCGGCGATGCCAAAGACAGGGTCTCGGTGGCGCTGCGCGAGGCGCACGAAACCGCCCGCGACGCGCATATGTCGGAATACAGATACTACGCCAGTGACCTGCCCGAACCCTACCTGCAACGACGACAGGAGTTCGGCCGGTTGTTCTACGGTTCGCTTGGCATCGCCCAGACCGACATCAAAGCCAGGAGCGGCCAGACCGCCAAGAACTATGCGTTCTTCGGCGCGCCCGTCGGGCTGATCGTCACGATCGACCGGCGCCTGGAGATCGGCAGCTGGCTCGACCTCGGCATGTTCATCCAGAACGTGCTGCTGGCTGCGGCAGGCCATGGGCTCCAGTCATGTCCGCAGGAGACGTTCTCGAAATACCACCGGATCGTGCGTCCGCTGCTGTCGATCCCGGCGGAGCAAATGATCGTGTGCGGCATTTCGATCGGCCGTGCCAGGGACCAAATCGCGGGCAGGCTGATGCCGCGCGCGGACATCGCGGACTTCGCCTCGTACGCGGGCTTTGAAGAACAAAGTGCAACCCAAATGGAAAGGACAACGCCATGGGAAGCCGAGACGACCTGATTGCGCGCAGCATTCCGTTTCTCCGCGAGGTCAAGGACATGACGCCCGGCGCGGAGATGGAGCGGTGGCTCAACCAAACATACGGCGAGGGCAGCCAGCTCTACCAGGACCTGGCGCGGCTGATTAAGCGCGGCGTCGAGGAAGGCTGGGCGGCGAACCAGGAGGTCGACGGTCCGAACTACCGGCGCAGCCGCATCCTGGAGCCGATGCCCGAGACGTTCCAGTTCAGCATCACGGCCGTCTACATGAACAGCACCGATCCGCGCCGCTTCAAGGACTAGCCCGTCCTATTCGTGAGAGTGCGGCTTTTGGGCCCGATTGATGCGGCCGCACATCTTGTCTGACGAGGCGCACAGGATTGCCTTCGGCTTTTCGCCGCCTGACGACCGGTACTTTGCAACGCGCTTGAGGGATGGGTTGGGCGAACGGGGGCGGACGCCCCGCCGGTCAAGGACCGAGCGGCAGCAGCGCGCCGGGCAAGCCGCAGATCAGGTCGGCTTCGGGACATGCCGCGGCAAACGCAAGGCGAATGCGGCTCGTGGTC includes the following:
- a CDS encoding LysR family transcriptional regulator encodes the protein MAVSFKTLDLNLLKVFDAVMEERSVLRASQRVALSQSAVSHSLARLREMLEDDLFVRTATGMQPTARALTMAPQVREALRSLEAAVEQPRFVPAASTRQFTLAANDFTTMVLASPLVEILGLEAPAIDLIIKPVTRIDLAEQIDLGRIDVAIGVFSDPPSRFRTSLLFEYDDVLIVGGKRKLGQIDNVALARMPLVVVSFGGEQEGAIGGFISERGLARRSEMYDRAALERALSESDRPPRIAVSLPHFLALPALLADSELAAIVPRPLARAFERAHAITTYELPYATTPVEVRLLWHERIEGEPSHDWLHDILRRATADLRRGR
- a CDS encoding nitroreductase, translating into MIGEGAAVQSGIDEIIAGRFACRDFSGAPVGRGTIEQILRVARFAPSGANIQPWHVYVLAGDAKDRVSVALREAHETARDAHMSEYRYYASDLPEPYLQRRQEFGRLFYGSLGIAQTDIKARSGQTAKNYAFFGAPVGLIVTIDRRLEIGSWLDLGMFIQNVLLAAAGHGLQSCPQETFSKYHRIVRPLLSIPAEQMIVCGISIGRARDQIAGRLMPRADIADFASYAGFEEQSATQMERTTPWEAETT
- a CDS encoding ABC transporter substrate-binding protein: MKSCGMSIGAFGLALALFSAPALAQDGPVKLGVLTDMSSLYADNGGQGSVVAAQMAVDDFGGQVLGRSIQIVAGDHQNKADVGATIARRWLENENVEVILDVPNSAVALAVQGITRDKKKLFLATGAATSRLTGDECSPTGIHWTYDTYALSQGTTRAMSRLGTNSWYFISVDYSLGAQLEADSRKVIVAMGGKVIGAVKHPLNTPDFSSFLLQAQSSKADVIALADTGGDFINVVKQAGEFGITQRQKLVGLLVFIADIHSLGLQSAQGLMLSSAFYWDLNEDTRAWSKRFIAKTQKVPTMIHAGTYGAVMHYLRAVQAAGTLDGPTIAARMRAMPVNDFMTKNGRIREDGRLVRDMYLFRVKSPEQSKYKFDYYELLATIPGEEAFRPMEQGGCPLLKQP